The Prosthecobacter algae sequence AGGACGCTTCGCAGAGGTGTGGCTGGGGCGAATGGGGGCGTGAGATGGGTGTAGGTTCAGAGGCCGGGACTTGGCAAGTCCCGCTCCTTGGGGGTGTTGGGGGCGGACGAGGCTTGGTGATGCTTGGGTGGATGATTTGGGATGTTTTTGGATGATGGTATGTTTTTATGATTTGGGCGGGGATGTGGGGGAAGTTTTTTTGGCACTTGGGCTAAGTGGGGGTGTGAGTGGCTGGACAGGGGTGGTGGGTGGGTGGATTTTAGGGGGAGGATGCGGGTCTTGCTCCGGGTTTCCGGGTGGGGGCGGGAGGGGGGCGCGTGTTTTCGGAATTCGTTGTTCTATTCATTGTTATGCCTCAGGTGCTGGGTACGTCTGCTCCTTCTCGTTTGTCGTTCAAGCCGCGGGCCGCTGCGCCCGGGGAGAAGCGGCTGCTGTTTGAATCCCGGGCCCACCGGGTGCTGGGCCGTGGGCCTGCGGTGGCTCCGGCAAGCAGGCCGCAGGCGGTGCCGAATCCACAGGCGGGGACGGGTTTTGACCGCAATATTGTGGACGAAAAAGATCGCACAAAAGCGGGGCAGTGGGATCCCAATGCGACGGTGTGGCAGGTGACGGGAGACCCCAATGACCTGGAGAGTGCGAAATTCACACCGGTGCGGGTGCAGGACATTGACCCGAAAAATGCGACGATCTGGGTGAACGGGATGGCCAACAATGTGAAGAATGCGGCTCAACTGGGGCTGAACCATACGGGCAAGGGGAGCTTTTACATGATCCACAATCCCTCAAACGGGGGGCTTTCTGACTTTGGAGAGAGTGCGGTGCAGAAGCTGGGCATTCCGACGAAGGTGGCGAAGTCCACACGGGATCTGCTGCGGCATTTTGATCTCCCGACGGCGAATGTGGTAGCCCACAGCCAGGGGAGCCTGATCGCGAATGATGCGCTGGAGGATCTGAGGAAGGAGGGCAAGAACATGCGGGGCATGAAGGTGAAGTATCATGGGGCGGCGGCAAACGTGCTGAAGTCGAAGATGCTGGCGGACAGCATCGGCGCGGAGATGGAAGAGTTCAGAGGGCATGCGCTGGACCCGGTGCACAACATCGTGGGGATGAATACGGTGAACCCGCTGCGCATTGCGGGATCGCTGGTGGCGGCACCGCTGCTTTTTAACAGTGACCGGGAAAAGAGCCCGCATACGCTGAAGCCAGGGGATGCGAAGAAGCTGAGTCCGGTGTTTAACCGCCCGGTCTTTCACCCGCTGGTGCCGACGAAGTAGGCTGCACTGCTGGGATTGTCATAGGTGAAAAGAGTGCAGGGTGGTTGTTTTTTCTGGCAGCCACCCTGCTTTTATGATGTAAGGGGACCTTCAAATTTGAATGCCTATGATGCGTGCTCTTTTCTCTGCGATGCTGGTGATGGTGGGACTGACGGGGTGTGATACGACCCGTGATGTTTCGGCTAAGCCACGTTATGCGACGCTTGTGGGGAGGGAGGTGAGAACGAAGGTGCCGATGTGGCTATATGACTTCAACACTCCTACGGCCCCGCAGCATCCGAGTCTGTTAACGGAAAAGGACTCGGGCGATCATCGAAAGGTGGGGCAACTGCCAGTTGGGCATCAGGTGAGATTTAATCAGGCCAGGCGCATTCGCAATGGAACTTCGGTCAACGAAGACCTGATTGGGGTGACCGTTTTCAAAGGGCAAACTTACAATATTGAGTATGATACTTATGCCAATCTGGGGGAGAAAGCGTGGCTGAAGTTGTTTGTTCGATTTGATGCGGAGCGTCCGCCGGAAAAGACGTATCGGTGAGGCTGAGGAGATGAAGTGACGGGAACTGTTTTTGAATGCCTATGATGCGTGCTTTTTTCTTAGCGATGCTGGTGATGGTGGGCCTGACGGGGTGTGATACGACCCGTGATGTTTCGGCTAAGCCACGTTATTCGACGCTGGTGGGGCGGTAGGTGAAGACGAAGGTGCCGATGTGGTTGTATGATCGCAATCTGCCTTCGGCTCCTCAGCGGTTTCCATGTGAGTTAGTGGAGAAAGATTACGGTCCTTATGACCGAGCTGGGCGATTGCCGTTGGGGCACACGATAAGATTTGATCGAGTAAAGCGAATCAGGAACGGAACGTCAGTGAACGAGCTGTTGGTGGGAGCAACAGTTTTCCAAGGAAAAACTTACAATGTCGAACATGAGACTTATGCTCATTTGGGTGAAAAAGCGTGGTTGAAGCTGTTTGTTCGATTCGATGTAAAACGGCCTCCAGAGAAGACTTATCGGTGAGGTCTGAGAAAGTGACGAGAACTGTTTTTGAATGCTTATGATGCGTGCTCTTTTCTCTGCGGTGCTGGTGATGGTGGGCCTGACGGGTTGTGACTCTGTGAGGGATATTTCACGGGATCCGCGCTATGCGACGCTGGTGGGGCGGGAGGTGAGGACGAAGGTGCCAATGTGGCTGTATGACTTCAATGAACCCCCGGCGCCTTTGGATGCCAGTGAGCTGATTGAGAAGGACTCTGGAAATCACCGAAAAGTGGGGTTGGTGTCGGTAGGACAATCCGTTCGGTTTAACAAGGCGAGTCGTCATCGAAGCTGGACGACGGTGACCGAAGTGTTGGAGGGCCAAATGAACTACAAAAGCAGGGAATACTGGATCCGATACAGGACGTATGCGCATTTGGGGCCGTCTGCTTGGAGCAGTTTGTTCGACATCTTTGATGCGGAGCGTCCGCCGGAGAAGACATATCGGTGAGGGAGATTTTCAACCACGGAAGGGGCGGAAAACACGGAAGGTGGGGAGGACGGGGAGGAGCTAAGTTCGGTGGTTTGGGAGTTTGGGGAGGACGGGGGTCGGGGGTGGAATGGGGGCTGTTTTTACAGGATTAACAAGATGTGTATCAAATTGGGGGATGGGGCCGGGGTTGTTGGGTCTGTTGGTGTTTAGCCTTTAGGCGAGTCCATGACCTGCTGGACCTTTGCCAGATGGCCTCAAGGCTAAACACCCGCAGGGCTGGCAGGCACGGATGCGGCCCGGAGGGATGGGCACGCAAAGGCGCAAAGACGCCAAGGATTTGAATTTTTGCGGCTTTGCGTGAGTCCTGCGGGTGAGTGCCCTGGCGGGATGATTCATCTTTTGCCAGTTGGTGTGTCTTTGGTTAGGTGGAATGATTCATCCATCTTTTACCAGACATCTTTTTTCCATTGTCTGGGAGGCAGGAGTGGGAGGGTGGGGGCAGATTCAGGGGCCGGGACTTGGCAAGTCCCGCTCCTTGGGGGGCTTTTGGAAGATCGGGGATGGTGGGGGGCGGACGATGGGAGTCAGGGGATGCTGCGCATCCGGCTGCGGACAGGTGCAAAGCTGCGAAGCGAATGTCCGCGCTGCTCTCGGGTCGAGCAGCGAGCGATAGGACCTAGAGGTGGTATGGGGCCTATAGTGGGAAAGCTCGGAAATGGGTGAGCTTTCGAAAGCGCCAGGGGACTGGCGCAGTCCAGGACGCTTTGCAGAGGTGGGGCGGGTGAGCGAAGGCGTGTGGGAGGGGGGACAGGATGCTGGGCGGGGATGGGGGGCTGGGGTGGTGGAGTTATTGGTTTTTTAGGATGGTGGTTTTGGATGTTTCAGGATGATACGTGTGTGTTTCTGTTTTTGGGGGGTGAGGGGAAACTTTTTTTGGCACTTGGCCTAACTGGGGGTGTTAGTGACTTGCGCGATGGGTTTTGAGGGTGGTGATTGGTGATGTGTCACGCATGAAACTGAATCCTGTCGATGTGTCTGAGGTGGCTGCCCGTGCGCGGGCGGCGATGAATCGTAAACGGAGGAAGTCGCCCCTGGAGGATGCTCTGGGGAGCGATGATGGGGGGAGGATGGTGAAGCTGGTGCAGTGGGCGCGGCAGCAGTATGAGACGTACCATTGGGACCTGACGACGTGGCGGGAGAACCGGCGGCGGTATGCGCAGGAGGCGCAGGATGTGTTCGCGCACCGGGCGGGTGCGGGGGCGGTGGATGGGACGGGGGAGCCGAGGCTGGTCTTCCAACTGCAGAATGACAGTCTGAACTTTGTGGCGGGGCTGACGGAGTTTGCGGCGGCGCAGGCGGAGCAGGATCTGTTTGGTGGGAGCCCCTGGTTTGCGGCGGTGCCGGTGGGGAGGGAGGATCCGGGGCTGGCGGATGTGATCCAGAAGCATTTGCAGTGGACGTTCCGCGATGGGCGGCTGCTGGAGCGGTACAGTGAGGCGATCACGCAGGCGGCGTGTCTGGGGGAGGCGTTTACGAAGACGTGGTATGAGGTGGAGACGGACCGGTATGAGCAGGAGCTGACGGTGCTGCATGTGGATGGGGTGCCGATGATGGTGGGCGGGGAGCATGTGACGACGGAGGCGCAGGCGGCGAAGGTGCGGGTGCGCGGGCGGCGGACGTGGGAGCCGCTGTATCTGGACCGGGAGGTGGTGATGCGGCACGGGGTGGAGACGACGGTGCTGCACGCGGGGGATGTGGCCTTCCGTGAGGATGCGCCGGAGCTGGATCTGCGGTACACGAATTTTTATCATCTGATCGAGCTTTCGGTGACGGAGGCGATGGTGAAGTTCCACCTGAGCCGTGAGGATGCGCTGAGGCTGGCGGGTGCGGCGGGGACGCGGGTGACGGGTGCGTGTGGGGGGATGCGGCCGATGACGGTGGATGCGGGTGGGGGCGGGGCGGCGGGCCGTGAGGCTGAGTATGGGGAGGCGGAGGAGGAGCGGCTGATGAATGCGCGGGTGCGGCTGGTGGAAGGGTTTGTGAGGGTGGATCCCTTCGGCGATGGGGAGGCGCGGCGGCTGTATCTGGTGTTTCCTCCGCATGGAGAGGACTGGCTGGTGTATGCGGACTATCTGGGGAACATCAGTCCGGGCGGTGAGCTGCCGGTGAAGTGCCATGTGTGGGAGCCGGTGCCTAACAAGCTGTATGGTCGCGGTTTTTTCGCGAAGTATGCGGCGGTGCAGAACCGGGTGGATGATCTGTGGAATCAGGTGAGCTACCGGAACCGAATGCATGCGAATCCGGTGGGTGGATTCCACCCGGAGCGGCTGGAGCGGGATGATGATGAGGCGGACCTGACGCTGCAGCCGGGGGAGATGCTGAGGCTGAAGGGGGAGTGGAAGCTGGGGGATGTGCTGGAATTCATGCGGATGCCGGACCTGGACAACCGGAGCATGGAGCTGATGCAGACGGGGATGCAGATGGCGCAACTGCGGTGCGGGATCAATTCGGCAAGTCAGGGGGATCTGGCGGCGGTGCCGGAGAACCAGACGGCGACGGGGATACGCCAGATCATGAGCCGGGCGGCGGTGCTGCTGAAGCGGCCGGTGCGGGGGCTGAGGCGGAGCTTTGGCCGTGACTTTGGCTATGCGGTGAAGCTGTTTTATGCGAATTTTGACCGGGATGAGGCCTTTGTGTGGGGGGAGGGTGAGACGGCGGAGCTGATGAGGCTGACGGCGGCGAAGGTGGAGGCGCTGGACATTGATGTGCGGATGCTGCTGACGCAGGAGCAGAACCAGACGAAGCTGGAGGGGGCGAGGGTGGCGGTGGAGCTGTTTGGCCGATGGGTGGGGATGCCGGAGGTGGAGAAGGTGAATGCGAGGCCGCTTTTCCTACAGGCGATGAAGGCGCTGGAGTTCGACCAGGCGGAGGAGATCATCCGTAAGGGGATGCCGAAGCTGGAGGATGCGGCGGGGCTGCTGCCGGAGGCGGAGCAGGAGAGGCTGAAGCGGCTGCTGGGCCTGGAGGCGGAGGGGCTGCCTGAGGAGGTGGAGAAGAGGGAGGCGGGGATGACTGAGGCGGCGAAACCTGGGATGCCGGGTGAGGGGGCTGTGCCTGCGGGTGTGGAGGGCCTGGCTGAGATGCGGGGTGTGGCGGGCGGGGGGATGGTGATGCCGCCTGCGGGCGCGGTGATGTGAGGGAGTGGATGGGCCGCTATCGACGATGATGGGGGCTTTTTGATGGTGATTTTTGGTGATGGGTGGATGGGTTCAACTTTTTCTATTGTTTTATGATGTCTGCTGCTGTTCGTTTGCACCCGCATAAGGCGGGGGATGTGTGGCCGGGGCTGTCCTCGGTGGTGATCAAGGTGGATGGGGTGCCGCTGGACCTGACGGGTACGGTGGTGGAGATGCACTTTAAGCGGTATGTGGGGGATGCGCTGCCGGCGCTGGCGCTGGGCAGTGAGGGGGAAGGGATCGTGGTGAGGGAGGATGCGACGGCGGGGACGTTCAGTGTGCCGGCGCGGGTGGTGGGGCTGCGACCGGGGCGGTATTTCTGGGAGCTGCAGGTGAGGACGGGGGTGGAGAGGGTGACGTATGCGGGGGGGACGTGGGAGATCATGCCGGAGGTGGTGCTGTGATGGGGAACATTTTTTTATGATGTCTGAACACAATCCAAGGATCGAGGTGGTGCTGACGCAGGTGGTGCGGCGGGTGGAGGTGGTGATGACCGAGGGGGGCGGCGGCCTGCACACGGTGGTGGCGGGGAGCCATGCGGGGGCGGTGCCGTGGGGGGCGATATCGGGTGTGCCGCCGAACCTGTGCACGGCGTCGCTGTCGGCGGACGGGGTGTGCATTGAGTTTCATGATTTGGAGGGGCGGCTGATTTCGCGGGTGCCTTTTTTGACCTGAGTTTTTTCTATTTTTCTTTTCTTATGCGTGCGTTTTTTTTGAGTGTGATGATGTGGCTGGTGGCGGTGGGTGCCTGGGGGCAGGTGCCGGTGGCGGGGAGTGTGGGGGTGACGGTGAAGAATGTGGGGGCGGGGAGTCGGCTGGAGTGGCTGGCACCAGTGCCGGGGCGGGTGCTGGGCTTTGATGAGGAGGGGCGGCTGCGGGTGGTGGTCGGGGCGACGGGTAGTGGCGGCGGGGCGTGGGGGGAGATCACGGGGACGCTGGCGGAGCAGGCGGATTTGCAGGGGGTGCTGGATGGGAAGGCGGGCCTGGAGGGGCCGGTGTTTAGGGGGGTGGTGCGGATCCCGGCGGGGGCGGAGATTGTGGGCTACCTAACTAACAGTGCTGCGGAGGGGATGTTCCAGCCGCTGGATGGGGATCTGACGGCGGTGGCGGGTCTGGGGACGGCGGCGTATGGCCGGGGGCTGCTGGAAATGAGCGGACGTGGGGTGCTGGCGGGGGAGGTGCTGGATGAGGTGAATGGGCAGGCGGGGCGGATGCTGTTTGAGAATGGGGCGCCGCATGTGCTGAACTGGCGTGTGCATCTGGGCCTGGTGGTGGGGGAGGATGTGCAGGGGTTTAGCCCGGGGCTGAGTGATCTGGGGG is a genomic window containing:
- a CDS encoding portal protein, yielding MKLNPVDVSEVAARARAAMNRKRRKSPLEDALGSDDGGRMVKLVQWARQQYETYHWDLTTWRENRRRYAQEAQDVFAHRAGAGAVDGTGEPRLVFQLQNDSLNFVAGLTEFAAAQAEQDLFGGSPWFAAVPVGREDPGLADVIQKHLQWTFRDGRLLERYSEAITQAACLGEAFTKTWYEVETDRYEQELTVLHVDGVPMMVGGEHVTTEAQAAKVRVRGRRTWEPLYLDREVVMRHGVETTVLHAGDVAFREDAPELDLRYTNFYHLIELSVTEAMVKFHLSREDALRLAGAAGTRVTGACGGMRPMTVDAGGGGAAGREAEYGEAEEERLMNARVRLVEGFVRVDPFGDGEARRLYLVFPPHGEDWLVYADYLGNISPGGELPVKCHVWEPVPNKLYGRGFFAKYAAVQNRVDDLWNQVSYRNRMHANPVGGFHPERLERDDDEADLTLQPGEMLRLKGEWKLGDVLEFMRMPDLDNRSMELMQTGMQMAQLRCGINSASQGDLAAVPENQTATGIRQIMSRAAVLLKRPVRGLRRSFGRDFGYAVKLFYANFDRDEAFVWGEGETAELMRLTAAKVEALDIDVRMLLTQEQNQTKLEGARVAVELFGRWVGMPEVEKVNARPLFLQAMKALEFDQAEEIIRKGMPKLEDAAGLLPEAEQERLKRLLGLEAEGLPEEVEKREAGMTEAAKPGMPGEGAVPAGVEGLAEMRGVAGGGMVMPPAGAVM